One Prunus dulcis chromosome 8, ALMONDv2, whole genome shotgun sequence DNA window includes the following coding sequences:
- the LOC117637301 gene encoding chlorophyllase-1, whose amino-acid sequence MALVEKSKSAAQPLVATSVFDKGNFPFKCITEETPCSSCFDSSAPPKPLLIVTPTVTGTYPVIVLLHGFYLRNYFYQDILQHIASHGYIAVAPQLYGYVPSTGPEEIDSGAKVINWLAKGLQSLLPENVVPDFTKFALSGHSRGGKAAFALALGHAKTALSLKFSVLIGIDPVAGANQHCRTRPHILTYEPQSFNLSIPVTVIGTGLGPEKKNACMSQPCAPNGVNHKEFFHECKPPCAHFVVKDYGHMDMLDDDPPGLVGALSGCVCKNGTGPKELMRKTVGGIVVSFLKAYLNGEDEDLVAIVEDPAVSPAKLEPVEFIRA is encoded by the exons ATGGCACTTGTGGAAAAATCTAAGTCAGCTGCTCAGCCTTTAGTGGCCACATCTGTTTTTGACAAGGGGAACTTCCCCTTCAAATGCATTACAGAGGAGACACCTTGCTCTTCCTGTTTTGATTCTTCAGCCCCTCCTAAGCCCTTGTTAATCGTCACACCAACCGTAACCGGCACTTACCCAGTAATCGTGCTCCTCCATGGCTTCTACCTCCGCAACTACTTCTACCAAGACATTCTCCAACATATAGCCTCACATGGATACATAGCTGTTGCACCTCAG CTATACGGATACGTGCCTTCAACTGGACCTGAAGAAATAGATTCAGGGGCCAAAGTCATAAACTGGTTAGCAAAAGGCCTCCAATCCCTGCTACCTGAAAATGTTGTACCAGACTTCACCAAATTTGCTCTATCAGGTCACAGCAGAGGCGGCAAAGCAGCATTTGCACTTGCACTTGGGCATGCCAAAACTGCCCTGTCCCTCAAATTTTCAGTGCTAATAGGCATTGACCCTGTGGCTGGCGCCAACCAACATTGCAGAACCAGGCCCCATATCCTCACCTATGAACCTCAATCTTTCAACCTCTCCATTCCGGTCACGGTAATTGGCACTGGCCTTGGACCAGAAAAGAAGAATGCGTGCATGTCACAGCCATGCGCTCCAAATGGCGTGAACCACAAGGAGTTCTTTCATGAGTGCAAGCCTCCATGTGCACATTTTGTTGTCAAAGACTATGGTCACATGGACATGTTGGACGACGACCCGCCCGGCTTGGTTGGGGCACTTTCGGGATGTGTGTGCAAGAATGGGACGGGTCCGAAGGAGCTCATGAGGAAGACTGTGGGTGGGATTGTTGTATCGTTTTTGAAGGCTTATTTGAATGGGGAGGATGAGGACTTGGTTGCTATTGTGGAGGATCCTGCTGTTTCTCCTGCAAAGCTTGAACCTGTGGAGTTCATTAGAGCATGA
- the LOC117637038 gene encoding protein LIFEGUARD 2: MWNQAYRKTDVEAGVGPSPLYPMMLESPELRWSFIRKIYSIIAIQLLVTIAVAATVVSYRPVAHFFVSTSAGLALYIVLIILPFIVLCPLYYYHQKHPVNYLLLGVFTISLAFIVGLTCAFTSGKVILESVILTAVVVLGLTLYTFWAAKRGHDFNFLGPFLSGAILVLIVFALIQVFFPLGKISVMIYGCLASIIFCGYIVYDTDNLIKRYSYDEYIWAAVSLYLDIINLFLALLTVFRAADS; this comes from the exons ATGTGGAACCAAGCGTACCGGAAGACTGACGTGGAGGCCGGAGTAGGACCGAGTCCGCTCTACCCGATGATGCTTGAGAGCCCCGAGCTCCGTTGGTCCTTCATTCGCAAAATCTACTCGATCATAGCCATCCAATTGCTCGTCACCATCGCCGTCGCCGCCACCGTCGTTTCGTACCGTCCCGTCGCTCATTTCTTTGTCAGCACCAGTGCCGGCCTTGCCCTCTACATCGTCCTCATCATATTGCCCTTCATCG TGCTGTGCCCGTTGTACTATTACCACCAGAAGCACCCGGTCAATTACCTTCTGCTTGGAGTTTTCACCATCTCTCTTGCCTTTATAGTCGGCTTGACTTGTGCGTTTACTAGCG GGAAGGTCATTTTGGAGTCTGTGATTCTGACGGCTGTGGTTGTGCTTGGTCTCACCTTATACACATTTTGGGCTGCAAAGAGAGGCCACGATTTCAACTTCCTGGGACCCTTTTTGTCTGGAGCTATACTGGTCCTAATTGTCTTTGCTTTGATTCAG GTTTTCTTCCCGCTTGGTAAGATCTCTGTGATGATATATGGGTGCTTGGCTTCGATCATATTTTGTGGCTACATTGTGTATGACACCGACAATCTGATTAAACGCTACTCTTATGACGAGTATATTTGGGCTGCGGTGTCCTTGTATCTGGATATCATCAACCTTTTCCTCGCTCTGCTCACTGTTTTCAGAGCTGCTGATAGTTGA
- the LOC117637037 gene encoding VAN3-binding protein translates to MEEKLPMLSTRRTEQNPINLDHLPKSPRAPMEFLSRSWSASALEVSKALSHPTPPLPPSCMASSKSSSNSSSSCNTTTTTSTIPEDIAGESEELPVLSGHQFYFASSVTSQLVLDRIMSQSMREEVSPLTSGRLSHSSGPLNPGGSLTETDSPPVSPSDEYDDVVKYFRTHNSIHNLFNGSRSGAGNANNTPAAGGAKTVGRWLKERKEKKKEETRVHNAQVHAAVSVAAVAAAVATIAAATAASSASRKNEQAAKTDMAVASAATLVAAQCAEAAEAMGAEHDHLTSVVSSAVNVRSHDDITTLTAAAATALRGAATLKARAMKEVWNIAAVIPVEKGMGIGVCGKANNGERNGSFSDELVVPSPLDTTFLGVCNQDLLARGTELLKRTRKGDLHWKIVSVYIHRTGQVMLKMKSKHVAGTFTKKKKNVVLEVCRNMTAWPGRHLFDDGEQRRYFGLKTEARGVVEFECKNQREHDVWTHGVSRLLSIVAERKNRH, encoded by the exons ATGGAAGAGAAACTGCCAATGCTAAGCACTCGCCGGACTGAGCAGAACCCAATCAACCTTGACCACCTGCCCAAAAGCCCAAGAGCTCCAATGGAGTTTCTGTCAAGGTCTTGGAGTGCCTCTGCTCTTGAAGTCTCCAAAGCTCTGTCTCATCCCACTCCTCCTCTGCCTCCTTCGTGCATGGCTTCTTCCAAGTCTTCTTCAAACAGCTCTTCTTCGTGCaacaccacaaccaccacttCCACTATACCTGAAGACATTGCTGGAGAGTCAGAGGAGCTGCCAGTTCTCTCTGGCCATCAGTTTTACTTTGCTTCCTCTGTAACTTCTCAGCTTGTGCTTGATCGCATTATGTCTCAGTCCATGAGAGAG GAAGTGTCTCCATTAACATCAGGCAGGCTCTCACACAGCAGTGGACCTTTGAACCCTGGTGGGTCTCTAACAGAGACAGATAGCCCTCCAGTTTCTCCCTCTGATGAATACGACGACGTCGTTAAG TACTTTCGAACCCACAACAGCATCCACAACCTATTCAACGGCAGCCGCAGCGGTGCCGGAAATGCCAACAATACCCCTGCTGCTGGAGGGGCCAAGACGGTGGGGAGGTggctgaaagaaagaaaagagaagaaaaaggaggagACAAGAGTCCACAATGCACAGGTCCACGCAGCTGTTTCAGTTGCCGCGGTGGCTGCTGCTGTGGCCACCATTGCTGCAGCCACAGCGGCTTCTTCAGCGTCAAGAAAGAACGAACAAGCAGCCAAGACAGACATGGCTGTGGCATCTGCTGCCACGCTTGTAGCTGCTCAATGTGCTGAGGCTGCAGAAGCCATGGGAGCTGAGCATGACCATCTCACTTCTGTGGTCAGCTCTGCTGTTAATGTTCGCTCTCACGACGACATTACCACTCTCACAGCTGCCGCTGCCACAG CTTTAAGAGGGGCAGCGACCCTAAAGGCAAGGGCAATGAAGGAGGTGTGGAACATAGCAGCAGTGATACCAGTGGAAAAGGGAATGGGAATCGGAGTCTGCGGAAAAGCTAATAATGGTGAACGCAATGGCAGCTTTAGTGATGAGCTCGTTGTCCCTTCTCCTCTAGACACTACCTTTCTTGGGGTCTGTAACCAAGACCTCCTTGCTAGGGGCACTGAGCTCCTCAAACGCACACGAAAAG GCGATCTGCACTGGAAAATAGTATCTGTTTATATTCACCGAACAGGCCAGGTGATGCTAAAAATGAAGAGCAAACACGTAGCAGGAACTTTcaccaagaagaaaaaga ATGTTGTGCTGGAGGTCTGCAGGAACATGACTGCATGGCCAGGAAGACACTTGTTCGACGATGGAGAGCAGCGTCGTTACTTTGGGCTGAAAACAGAGGCACGAGGGGTCGTAGAGTTCGAGTGTAAGAACCAGAGAGAGCATGACGTGTGGACGCATGGAGTTTCAAGGCTGCTGTCTATTGTCGCCGAGAGGAAGAACAGGCATTAA